In a genomic window of Deltaproteobacteria bacterium HGW-Deltaproteobacteria-2:
- the trpE gene encoding anthranilate synthase component I, whose product MYQPSFAEFEKLAKKGNLIPVYQEILADVETPVSVLMKLQNKDHVYLLESVEGGEKWGRYSFLGTDAGVVFKVHGDKVIIEDNGKVTKRDHNGKPLNFLRELLDRYKPVTIAGLPRFYGGAVGYLGYEMVRYFEKLPPTPPDDLNLDEAVFVISDSLMIFDNVRHTIKVVACAFTDDAASLEASYAASCQKIEAMIETIAAAASHKTAAATGSEVNFDSNMTPQQYKAAIEKAKEYIVAGDIIQVVLSQRFETDCRSNPIDLYRALRFINPSPYLFFLKMDDLTLIGSSPEVMVRKEEDTMELRPIAGTRPRGKTEQEDRALSDELLSDEKERAEHVMLVDLGRNDLGRVAQTGSVQVNQYMVVEKYSHVMHLVSNVRAQLAKGKDAFDVLAATFPAGTLTGAPKVRAMEIINELEKVKRGPYGGAVGYFSFSGNMDLCITIRTMVLKNGKVYVQAGAGIVYDSIPESEHQESLNKSRGMLQAVRLAASGFEINNGN is encoded by the coding sequence ATGTATCAACCAAGTTTTGCGGAATTCGAAAAGTTAGCCAAAAAAGGAAATCTGATTCCTGTCTATCAAGAAATACTTGCCGACGTGGAAACGCCGGTTTCCGTTTTAATGAAACTTCAAAATAAGGATCACGTATACCTTCTGGAAAGTGTCGAAGGCGGCGAAAAATGGGGTCGTTATTCCTTTTTAGGAACGGATGCCGGAGTCGTTTTTAAAGTTCACGGTGACAAAGTTATTATTGAAGATAATGGAAAAGTAACAAAACGCGATCACAACGGCAAGCCGCTTAATTTTCTGCGTGAATTACTTGATCGCTATAAGCCTGTCACAATTGCCGGCCTGCCGCGTTTTTACGGCGGAGCCGTGGGTTACTTAGGTTACGAAATGGTGCGCTATTTCGAAAAACTCCCGCCCACCCCTCCGGATGATCTGAATCTGGACGAAGCTGTTTTTGTTATCAGTGACTCTCTGATGATTTTTGACAATGTGCGCCACACTATTAAAGTGGTAGCCTGCGCTTTTACGGACGATGCCGCTTCGCTGGAAGCAAGTTATGCCGCTTCCTGTCAGAAAATTGAAGCGATGATTGAAACTATTGCGGCAGCGGCGTCTCATAAAACAGCAGCTGCCACGGGAAGTGAAGTTAATTTTGACTCCAATATGACACCTCAACAATACAAGGCTGCTATTGAGAAAGCCAAAGAATACATTGTCGCGGGAGATATAATCCAGGTTGTTCTCTCGCAACGCTTCGAAACCGACTGTCGCAGTAATCCCATTGATCTCTACAGGGCTCTGCGCTTTATAAATCCATCCCCCTATCTTTTCTTTCTGAAGATGGATGATTTGACACTTATCGGTTCCTCTCCGGAAGTTATGGTGCGCAAAGAGGAAGATACGATGGAATTGCGCCCGATTGCCGGAACAAGACCAAGAGGCAAAACCGAACAGGAAGACCGCGCTCTTTCCGATGAATTGCTTTCCGATGAAAAAGAACGGGCGGAGCATGTTATGCTAGTCGATCTGGGACGCAATGATCTAGGACGCGTGGCGCAAACCGGCAGCGTTCAGGTGAATCAATACATGGTGGTGGAAAAATATTCACACGTGATGCATTTGGTATCCAATGTACGCGCTCAACTGGCCAAAGGAAAGGATGCTTTTGACGTTCTGGCTGCAACGTTTCCGGCGGGCACTTTAACCGGCGCACCTAAAGTCCGGGCTATGGAAATTATCAATGAGCTGGAAAAAGTCAAACGAGGGCCTTACGGCGGCGCGGTTGGTTATTTCAGTTTCAGCGGCAATATGGATTTATGCATCACTATCCGGACAATGGTTCTGAAAAACGGCAAAGTTTATGTTCAGGCCGGAGCCGGTATTGTGTACGATTCTATTCCTGAATCGGAACATCAGGAATCTTTAAACAAATCCCGCGGCATGCTACAGGCCGTGCGATTGGCAGCCAGTGGCTTTGAAATAAATAACGGCAATTAA